The Seleniivibrio woodruffii genome window below encodes:
- a CDS encoding TolC family outer membrane protein → MKRLISVFISLAILASSAAHAGTGIQEAYERALKNDSILRSARHYQKAAEAVRDQTRAGLLPSVTGQYIASKYDTDRYDKYDTRDLSINLVQPVFDMGKYLQHGQSRYTLESSNAKLKSAESNLIVRVVTAYINVLYAKDKVELMKKKQDGAKEQLVQAQKMFSAGLVAVTSIHEAQANLDTVGYDIVNAENEYLNAMVDLESITGKIDGVKCLAREFGYGVHDIGTLDEWIATAAANSSDVEYYRAQSKYADDTVRIIRSQHLPTVNLILNYRKSDQVSNIKSTETTYKSIAAQLSVPIFNGGYTSARVQENRERFYQSVSDMNSALNDVKKKVAESYTALLGSKAKIAALERTAASNSLAYESNKKSMTAGVVTLVDVINAQNNLFDSLSRLLQAKYEYFTGYTTLKYHAGVLKPSDVGFLESIINSECKVN, encoded by the coding sequence ATGAAGAGACTTATCTCTGTTTTCATCTCCCTGGCGATTCTGGCATCCTCTGCGGCGCATGCAGGCACGGGCATTCAGGAGGCCTATGAAAGGGCTCTGAAGAACGACAGCATCCTCCGGTCGGCCAGACACTATCAGAAGGCGGCTGAGGCCGTTCGTGACCAGACAAGGGCGGGACTTCTGCCCAGTGTCACAGGTCAGTACATAGCATCTAAATACGACACCGACAGATACGACAAATATGACACCAGAGACCTGAGCATAAACCTTGTTCAGCCTGTTTTCGATATGGGTAAATACCTTCAGCACGGCCAGAGCAGATATACTCTGGAATCGTCCAACGCAAAGCTGAAATCCGCAGAGTCAAACCTTATTGTGCGGGTGGTCACTGCGTACATCAACGTTCTGTATGCGAAGGACAAGGTTGAGCTGATGAAAAAGAAGCAGGACGGGGCGAAGGAACAGCTTGTTCAGGCTCAGAAGATGTTCTCCGCAGGGCTTGTGGCTGTGACCAGCATCCACGAGGCACAGGCGAATCTGGACACCGTGGGTTATGACATTGTGAATGCCGAAAACGAATATCTCAACGCAATGGTGGATCTGGAATCCATCACGGGAAAGATTGACGGAGTCAAATGCCTCGCCCGTGAGTTCGGCTATGGGGTACACGACATAGGCACCCTTGACGAATGGATCGCCACAGCAGCGGCAAACAGCAGTGACGTGGAGTATTACAGGGCGCAGAGCAAATATGCCGACGACACTGTGCGTATCATCAGAAGCCAGCACCTGCCCACCGTGAACCTGATTCTGAACTACAGAAAATCCGACCAGGTGAGCAACATAAAGAGCACCGAAACCACATATAAAAGCATAGCGGCACAGCTTTCCGTGCCCATTTTCAACGGGGGCTACACCTCCGCCCGTGTTCAGGAGAACAGGGAGCGGTTCTATCAGTCCGTCAGCGACATGAACTCCGCACTGAACGACGTTAAAAAGAAGGTGGCCGAGAGCTATACGGCACTTCTGGGAAGCAAGGCGAAAATAGCCGCTCTGGAGCGGACAGCGGCCTCGAACAGTCTGGCCTATGAGTCCAATAAAAAGAGTATGACGGCGGGTGTCGTCACTCTTGTGGACGTTATAAACGCCCAGAACAACCTCTTCGACAGCCTCTCCCGCCTGCTTCAGGCAAAATATGAATATTTTACCGGATACACCACTCTCAAGTATCATGCGGGGGTGCTTAAACCCTCGGATGTGGGATTTCTGGAATCTATAATAAACTCCGAATGTAAGGTGAACTGA
- a CDS encoding ABC transporter ATP-binding protein, with translation MKVLSVSGIGKTYRTYGSELRRIASWFGIGSGGFRESRVLEEVSFSMEPGEAVGIAGHNGAGKSTLLKIIAGMTRPSEGRIELKGTVSAIIELGLGFNPEFTGRQNAAHYLGMTGFQPDEIRRAIPFIEEFSELGGYFEMPLRVYSSGMQVRLAFAAATAFRPDVLIVDEALAVGDAYFQHKSFGRIKEFRDSGTAVLLVSHDRQALQSVCGRVILLDGGKQVMDGSPADVLDYYNGLMAVRGAAAVSQTAVTGGRMQTVSGTGEAKTESVGLFDADGNRVTVLKVGQAVELRAEVAVYAHVGTLNFGYMLKDRLGQTVYGTNTWFTGQAFSAEAGDRYIFTVRFSADMGVGSYSVTTTLTDGLSHLDHNCEWRDFALMFEVVNTDKTHFEGHSHIPSVIEIEKR, from the coding sequence GTGAAGGTGCTCAGTGTTTCGGGTATCGGCAAAACATACAGAACCTACGGCTCGGAGCTGAGACGCATTGCCTCATGGTTCGGAATAGGCAGTGGCGGATTCCGTGAGAGCAGAGTGCTTGAGGAAGTCAGCTTCTCCATGGAGCCGGGCGAGGCCGTGGGCATAGCCGGACACAACGGTGCGGGCAAAAGCACACTGCTTAAGATAATAGCGGGAATGACCAGACCATCCGAAGGGCGCATTGAGCTTAAGGGAACTGTTTCTGCCATCATTGAGCTGGGGCTGGGGTTCAACCCGGAGTTCACCGGAAGGCAGAACGCCGCACATTATCTGGGTATGACGGGTTTTCAGCCGGATGAGATACGCAGGGCGATTCCGTTTATCGAGGAGTTTTCGGAGCTGGGAGGGTATTTCGAAATGCCTCTCAGGGTCTATTCCAGCGGAATGCAGGTAAGGCTGGCGTTTGCGGCGGCAACGGCTTTCAGACCGGATGTGCTGATAGTTGACGAGGCTCTGGCTGTGGGCGACGCATATTTTCAGCATAAGAGTTTCGGCAGGATAAAGGAGTTCCGTGACAGCGGAACGGCGGTTCTTCTGGTCTCCCACGACAGGCAGGCGCTTCAGAGCGTCTGCGGAAGGGTCATTCTTCTGGACGGCGGAAAGCAGGTTATGGACGGCAGTCCGGCGGACGTTTTGGACTATTACAACGGGCTGATGGCGGTTCGGGGTGCGGCGGCGGTGAGCCAGACAGCCGTTACCGGAGGACGGATGCAGACAGTTTCAGGCACAGGCGAGGCCAAGACCGAATCGGTGGGTCTGTTTGATGCCGACGGAAACAGGGTGACGGTGCTCAAGGTGGGGCAGGCTGTTGAACTGCGGGCAGAAGTGGCGGTATATGCACATGTGGGCACGCTGAATTTCGGATACATGCTTAAAGACAGGCTGGGGCAGACGGTCTACGGCACAAACACATGGTTCACCGGACAGGCTTTTTCCGCTGAGGCGGGAGACAGATACATTTTCACCGTACGGTTCAGCGCCGACATGGGAGTGGGCAGCTATTCGGTCACCACAACCCTTACCGACGGGCTTTCCCATCTGGACCACAACTGCGAATGGAGGGATTTTGCCCTGATGTTCGAGGTTGTTAATACTGATAAAACACATTTCGAGGGGCACAGTCATATCCCCTCGGTGATAGAGATAGAGAAGAGATGA
- a CDS encoding HlyD family type I secretion periplasmic adaptor subunit translates to MMKYSDGEIKRDSKKYVIIGLSVMILGLGLFGVWAFTAPLSQGVVAPGSLAFVDKRKTVQHVYGGTVKEIFIKEGSRVKAGQVLMKLDDSSGFARLTGVRSEYFTNLALESRLMAERLGRASVQYPKMLTDNMGDPEVADIIRTQNDLFRKRRDSLVNEKRILMNQKQGVTEYISRMEQLAQSRNKQVALLEKEIESVRSIADEGYYPRNKMIELQQNLQGIEATRSEELATIERTRRSVGELDLKVLQVDSEFSKDVEATLTEVQKRIAGLKEEYNAAQITYNSMIIKAPDDGIVLGLAVHNAGSVVTPGQKILDIAPMHEALIVQAEVMPHDIDSVRLGLRSEVRISALDMHKTPSLFGEVIMVSPDVFVDQSSGRSYYMAQIRIPENELKAKLGSTQRLQAGMPAEVIIETGKRTFMEYLMKPFFNRFAMSMKEQ, encoded by the coding sequence ATGATGAAATACAGCGACGGCGAGATTAAAAGAGATTCGAAAAAATATGTGATCATCGGCCTCAGCGTGATGATTCTGGGGCTTGGTCTGTTCGGCGTGTGGGCTTTCACGGCTCCCCTCAGTCAGGGTGTTGTGGCTCCCGGCAGTCTGGCGTTTGTGGACAAGCGCAAGACGGTTCAGCATGTTTACGGCGGAACTGTAAAAGAGATTTTCATAAAAGAGGGCAGCAGGGTCAAGGCCGGACAGGTGCTTATGAAGCTGGACGATTCCTCCGGTTTTGCAAGGCTGACCGGTGTCCGTTCGGAATATTTCACAAATCTGGCTCTTGAGTCCAGACTGATGGCAGAAAGGCTTGGCAGGGCTTCCGTTCAGTATCCGAAGATGCTGACCGACAACATGGGCGATCCGGAGGTTGCAGACATCATCCGCACCCAGAACGACCTTTTCAGAAAGCGCCGTGATTCTCTGGTGAATGAAAAACGGATTCTGATGAACCAGAAACAGGGCGTTACGGAATACATAAGCCGCATGGAACAGCTTGCCCAGTCCAGAAACAAGCAGGTGGCTCTGCTTGAAAAGGAGATCGAGTCAGTCCGAAGCATAGCGGACGAGGGCTACTACCCCCGCAACAAGATGATTGAGCTTCAGCAGAATCTGCAGGGCATTGAGGCCACCAGAAGCGAGGAACTGGCCACCATAGAACGCACCAGAAGGAGCGTCGGCGAGCTTGATCTGAAAGTTCTTCAGGTTGACAGCGAGTTCAGCAAGGACGTTGAGGCCACTCTGACAGAGGTTCAGAAGAGGATAGCGGGGCTTAAAGAGGAATATAACGCCGCACAGATAACTTATAACTCAATGATAATAAAGGCTCCGGATGACGGTATCGTCCTCGGGCTTGCGGTGCATAATGCGGGCAGTGTTGTCACACCCGGCCAGAAGATTCTGGACATAGCGCCCATGCACGAAGCGCTCATTGTTCAGGCGGAGGTCATGCCCCACGATATCGATTCCGTCCGTCTCGGGCTTCGTTCAGAGGTGCGGATATCGGCTCTGGACATGCACAAAACCCCTTCGCTCTTCGGCGAGGTTATCATGGTGTCACCCGATGTGTTTGTGGATCAGAGCAGCGGACGCAGCTATTACATGGCGCAGATACGAATTCCGGAGAACGAGCTGAAAGCCAAACTTGGTTCGACACAGAGACTTCAGGCGGGGATGCCTGCGGAGGTCATTATTGAGACCGGAAAAAGAACTTTTATGGAATATCTGATGAAGCCGTTCTTCAACAGATTCGCAATGTCCATGAAGGAACAGTAA
- a CDS encoding glycosyltransferase, with amino-acid sequence MRVLLRLNDGSDFEGAKRQISAEDDVRLLYVGSEPLRVREYFSEVLPPERIVAVKDVGVKGLAEYAASLMNPVSGGDTSTADTKKIAVVSPLPPVNSGIAGYTAELAEGLVKFYDVDLITVQDTSDVTSVPAGCTVRSVSYFKKNYGRYDRVLYQMGNSGHHAHMLKLMRTCPGAVVLHDFYLGHLMAWMQYMELASDYLTEAVLFSHGIGGLRYLAENGHEKTMWHLPANREIFSGSVGVLVHSEYARKLAERYYGGEYSDRVRVVPQVHRESEKTCRESARKTLGLSGSERIVCSFGHIGSVKDSVRLARVFRNISGMRLIFVGGHTDPAYEKLMNETIEGTDIVVTGNVSDETYADYLKAADMAVQLRTANRGETSRAVLDCMANGLPVIINADGAMAEIPSDCVKVLDGNCTDELLAAAITELMDDKDKMEKLSANGRTYIKKCSPLSAGRRVYEELESLYSEDCETHFDRFLEDGAEDIRKLDDKGLERLTKAIIHCRSVIKRKYIYVDISVVYRTDHRTGIQRVVRSVLRGLATGRVYGHFIMPVYIADAGGRKCYRKAPEYAAKLITEFGGKPYMDELLELEDSGDIIEPCQGDIFLGVDFDAVKVYEAHREGLFAGWRERGAGVHFVVYDLLPLRFPQYFPHYAESVHADWLYAIGMSAHSLICISAAVADELKEWLKTNIPECRARVGWFHLGADIDASMPQRGLPDGAEKFIAECADTATFLMVGTVEPRKGHYQAVKAFEVLLDGGADARLVVAGRFGWLADETVRAIENSRYYNKKIFWLKNAADDYLERLYSASACLLAASYGEGFGLPLIEAAQKGLAVIARDIPVFREVAGGNAFFFSEATASGLAQRMADWLRLYEADKHPKSGAMGYLTWDESTAKLKELIVKY; translated from the coding sequence ATGAGGGTTCTGCTGAGGCTCAATGACGGCTCGGATTTTGAAGGGGCAAAGAGGCAGATATCCGCAGAGGATGATGTACGCCTGCTCTATGTGGGCAGTGAGCCGCTGAGGGTTCGTGAGTATTTCTCAGAAGTTCTTCCGCCCGAAAGGATAGTTGCCGTTAAAGATGTCGGCGTAAAGGGGCTTGCTGAGTATGCGGCTTCCCTGATGAATCCTGTTTCGGGAGGGGATACTTCAACGGCGGACACTAAAAAAATAGCGGTGGTGTCGCCTCTGCCCCCGGTGAACTCCGGCATTGCGGGCTACACTGCTGAGCTGGCCGAAGGGCTTGTTAAGTTTTATGACGTTGACCTTATCACCGTTCAGGATACTTCTGATGTAACTTCCGTTCCTGCCGGTTGTACGGTCAGAAGTGTTTCGTATTTCAAAAAGAATTATGGACGATACGACAGAGTGCTCTATCAGATGGGAAACTCCGGACACCATGCCCACATGCTGAAACTGATGCGAACCTGTCCGGGTGCTGTTGTCCTCCACGATTTCTATCTGGGACATCTTATGGCGTGGATGCAGTATATGGAGCTGGCTTCGGACTACCTGACCGAAGCGGTGCTGTTTTCCCACGGCATAGGCGGGCTCAGATATCTGGCTGAGAACGGGCACGAGAAGACAATGTGGCATCTGCCCGCCAACAGAGAGATTTTTTCCGGGAGCGTCGGCGTTCTGGTACACTCGGAATATGCCCGGAAACTGGCTGAAAGATACTACGGCGGCGAATATTCCGACCGTGTCCGTGTTGTGCCGCAGGTGCACCGTGAGTCTGAAAAGACCTGCCGTGAATCTGCCAGAAAAACACTGGGGCTTAGCGGCTCTGAGCGCATTGTCTGCTCCTTCGGACACATTGGCAGTGTGAAGGACAGCGTGCGGCTGGCAAGGGTTTTCAGAAACATATCCGGCATGAGGCTGATATTTGTGGGAGGTCATACAGACCCCGCCTATGAAAAGCTGATGAACGAAACCATTGAAGGAACGGATATCGTTGTCACAGGCAATGTGTCCGACGAGACCTATGCAGATTACCTTAAGGCGGCCGATATGGCCGTTCAGCTCAGAACGGCAAACAGGGGCGAAACTTCCCGTGCTGTTCTGGACTGCATGGCAAACGGTCTGCCGGTGATCATAAACGCTGACGGCGCAATGGCGGAGATCCCGTCCGATTGTGTGAAGGTGCTGGACGGGAACTGCACCGACGAACTGCTGGCGGCCGCCATAACGGAACTGATGGACGATAAGGACAAAATGGAAAAACTCTCCGCAAACGGCAGAACCTACATTAAGAAATGTTCTCCTCTGTCCGCAGGGCGCAGGGTCTATGAGGAGCTTGAAAGCCTTTACTCGGAGGACTGCGAAACGCATTTCGACAGATTCCTTGAGGACGGGGCGGAAGATATCAGAAAACTGGACGACAAGGGGCTTGAGCGGCTGACAAAAGCCATCATCCACTGCCGTTCGGTGATTAAAAGAAAATATATTTACGTTGATATATCAGTCGTATACAGAACAGACCACCGCACAGGGATTCAGCGGGTGGTGCGCTCGGTTCTGCGTGGACTTGCCACAGGCAGGGTCTACGGGCATTTCATCATGCCTGTGTACATTGCCGACGCGGGCGGGCGCAAATGCTACCGCAAAGCCCCTGAGTATGCGGCGAAGCTGATAACAGAGTTCGGAGGCAAACCCTATATGGATGAGCTTCTGGAGCTTGAGGATTCCGGCGATATTATAGAACCCTGTCAGGGAGATATCTTTCTGGGGGTGGACTTTGACGCTGTCAAGGTTTACGAAGCCCACAGAGAGGGACTGTTTGCCGGATGGCGGGAGCGGGGCGCAGGGGTGCATTTCGTAGTGTACGACCTTCTGCCGCTGAGATTTCCGCAGTATTTTCCCCACTATGCCGAAAGTGTCCATGCCGACTGGCTCTATGCAATAGGTATGTCTGCCCACAGCCTGATATGTATATCCGCCGCAGTTGCGGATGAGCTTAAGGAATGGCTGAAAACCAACATTCCCGAATGCAGGGCGAGGGTCGGATGGTTTCATCTGGGGGCGGATATTGATGCATCCATGCCGCAGAGGGGACTGCCCGATGGTGCGGAAAAATTCATAGCAGAGTGTGCAGACACCGCAACTTTCCTTATGGTGGGCACTGTGGAACCCAGAAAAGGGCACTATCAGGCGGTGAAGGCCTTTGAGGTTCTTCTGGACGGCGGAGCAGATGCCCGACTGGTGGTAGCGGGCAGGTTCGGCTGGCTTGCGGACGAGACTGTGAGAGCCATTGAGAACAGCAGGTATTACAACAAAAAAATATTCTGGCTGAAAAATGCCGCAGACGACTATCTGGAGCGGCTCTATTCCGCTTCCGCATGCCTTCTGGCGGCAAGCTACGGCGAGGGGTTCGGGCTTCCGCTGATAGAGGCGGCGCAGAAGGGTCTGGCGGTCATTGCCAGAGATATACCCGTGTTCCGTGAGGTTGCGGGGGGTAACGCTTTCTTCTTTTCCGAAGCCACTGCGAGCGGACTGGCGCAGAGGATGGCTGACTGGCTGAGACTTTATGAAGCGGACAAGCACCCCAAAAGCGGCGCAATGGGGTATCTGACATGGGACGAAAGCACGGCGAAGCTAAAAGAACTGATAGTTAAATATTAA
- a CDS encoding type I secretion system permease/ATPase, with the protein MNSVNKMPGRMPAGELKKILMTFKRTFIALAGFSFVINMLMLVPSIYMLQIYDRVLTSRNKETLLVITLITLFMFIVLAAMEWVRSQIMITAGNRMDEMLSGRAFGVAFENALRSGAGSASQVFQDVTAIRQFLTGHGMFAFMDAPWSPIYLIVIYMLHPSIGILATVAAIFLILLTVATEYLSKKPIEEANTNFRKATMFATTNFRNAEVIESMGMLGNVRKHWLPKHLAFLKLQSVASDRASGISAMTRFIRISAQSMVYAVGAYYVINMDMTAGAMIAGSILMGRALAPVEMITSSWKGFVSARSAYRKLGELFDAFPEESEKMKLPRPQGKVAARGIFATPPAVNMQILKNISFDAEEGDMVAVLGPSASGKSSLARVLVGIWKPVSGEMRLGGADVAKWDKSEMGQYIGYLPQDIELLEGTVAENIARFGDLDSEKIVAAAQLSGVHEMILGLPEGYETYIGEGGVVLSGGQRQRIALARAVYGDPVLVVLDEPNSNLDEPGEQALVETLKRLKQQKKTVFVITHRTSTLSVVDKIMIMNSGTIQIYNTKEEVMQTIQKGMQNKMAARPAQAEVRA; encoded by the coding sequence ATGAACAGCGTCAACAAAATGCCGGGCAGGATGCCCGCAGGCGAGCTGAAAAAGATCCTGATGACATTTAAACGCACCTTTATAGCTCTGGCGGGGTTCAGCTTTGTGATAAACATGCTGATGCTCGTTCCCTCCATCTATATGCTCCAGATATACGACAGGGTACTCACCAGCCGCAACAAGGAGACACTGCTGGTAATAACCCTCATCACCCTTTTCATGTTCATCGTCCTTGCGGCGATGGAGTGGGTGCGTTCGCAGATAATGATAACCGCAGGAAACAGGATGGACGAGATGCTCTCGGGCCGTGCTTTCGGTGTTGCGTTTGAAAACGCCCTTAGAAGCGGTGCGGGAAGTGCATCGCAGGTGTTTCAGGACGTAACCGCAATAAGGCAGTTTCTCACAGGACACGGGATGTTCGCATTCATGGACGCTCCGTGGTCGCCTATCTATCTGATAGTGATATACATGCTCCATCCTTCGATAGGCATTCTGGCTACTGTTGCGGCAATATTTCTGATACTGCTTACAGTTGCAACTGAGTATCTGAGCAAAAAGCCCATCGAAGAGGCAAACACGAACTTCCGCAAGGCGACAATGTTCGCCACAACAAACTTCCGCAATGCGGAGGTCATAGAGTCAATGGGAATGCTGGGCAACGTCAGGAAACACTGGCTGCCGAAGCACCTTGCCTTCCTCAAGCTCCAGAGCGTCGCCAGCGACAGAGCTTCGGGCATATCCGCCATGACAAGGTTCATAAGGATATCCGCCCAGTCCATGGTATATGCCGTGGGCGCATATTACGTTATCAACATGGACATGACAGCCGGAGCGATGATAGCAGGTTCCATTCTGATGGGCAGAGCGCTTGCCCCGGTTGAGATGATAACCTCGTCATGGAAGGGTTTTGTTTCCGCCAGAAGCGCATACAGAAAACTGGGCGAACTTTTCGACGCCTTCCCTGAGGAGAGCGAAAAGATGAAGCTTCCCCGCCCGCAGGGAAAAGTGGCCGCCAGAGGTATATTCGCCACACCCCCTGCCGTTAACATGCAGATACTCAAGAACATATCGTTCGATGCCGAAGAGGGAGACATGGTGGCTGTTTTAGGCCCCAGCGCATCGGGCAAGTCATCTCTGGCCAGAGTGCTTGTGGGCATCTGGAAGCCCGTTTCAGGTGAAATGAGGCTTGGCGGTGCGGACGTTGCGAAATGGGATAAATCGGAAATGGGGCAGTACATCGGCTACCTTCCGCAGGATATAGAGCTTCTTGAGGGAACGGTTGCGGAGAACATCGCCCGTTTCGGCGATCTGGATTCGGAAAAGATAGTTGCGGCGGCACAGCTTTCAGGCGTTCACGAGATGATCCTCGGACTTCCGGAAGGCTATGAAACATACATTGGCGAGGGCGGAGTGGTGCTTTCGGGCGGTCAGCGCCAGCGCATCGCACTGGCAAGGGCTGTGTACGGCGATCCGGTGCTTGTGGTTCTGGATGAGCCGAACTCCAATCTTGACGAACCGGGTGAACAGGCTCTGGTTGAAACCCTTAAAAGGCTGAAACAGCAGAAAAAGACCGTTTTTGTTATAACCCACAGAACCAGCACCCTTTCTGTTGTTGATAAGATAATGATAATGAATTCCGGAACCATACAGATCTACAATACAAAGGAAGAGGTCATGCAGACCATTCAGAAAGGCATGCAGAATAAAATGGCGGCCAGACCCGCTCAGGCGGAGGTGAGGGCATGA
- a CDS encoding sigma 54-interacting transcriptional regulator gives MKYLNYFKTALNTIYEISVILNSSTNRRHALYGVVKQMHDTLSFERAFILIHDSRTHRLNLTAYVGIDDTTSSGISYNCDEGIVGKVFRLGVPILIPDIEKEPQFLNRLRRPAAEEQTSFIAVPLKYEGRTLGVLAVDKFSSQMNSVATEVEIMKMIANLVASFLHNSEYFQNTLGIIKDEKSRIEAENLSLINELKSKFSFKGLAGNSKLMEKVFDKITMVTNTSASVLIRGESGTGKEVVAKTIHYNSDRSGKPFVAVNCAAIPADLIESELFGYAKGAFAGASAEKKGRFEQAEGGTVFLDEVGDMPLDAQSKLLRVLQDKTIEKLGTMESTKVDVRILAATNKNLEVAVQAGKFRLDLYYRLNVFTIDLPPLRKRKEDIPAICLQIIERLNESYGKNFSINSSTLAPLANCTWPGNIRELENCLERAALTAGDGLIKPEHVSCQSGDMCLSRIMENSSEEDEPVSAAKDDSDKTQLLEALQRAGWVQAKAARMLNMTVRQVNYRIAKYGIEVKKI, from the coding sequence ATGAAATATCTCAACTATTTTAAGACGGCACTCAACACCATTTATGAGATAAGCGTTATCCTTAACAGCTCCACCAACAGGAGACATGCTCTCTACGGAGTTGTTAAGCAGATGCACGACACGCTGTCTTTTGAGCGGGCTTTTATCCTGATCCACGATTCACGAACCCACAGGCTTAACCTGACGGCATACGTCGGCATAGACGACACAACCTCCTCAGGCATATCCTACAACTGTGACGAGGGGATTGTCGGCAAGGTGTTCCGTCTCGGAGTGCCTATTCTAATTCCGGACATAGAGAAGGAGCCGCAGTTTCTGAACAGGCTCAGGCGTCCGGCGGCAGAGGAACAGACCAGCTTCATAGCCGTACCGCTGAAGTATGAAGGCAGAACACTGGGTGTTCTGGCTGTGGACAAGTTCAGCTCACAAATGAACAGCGTCGCCACCGAGGTTGAGATCATGAAAATGATAGCCAATCTGGTCGCTTCGTTTCTCCATAATTCCGAGTATTTCCAGAATACCCTTGGCATTATCAAAGACGAAAAGAGCAGAATAGAGGCTGAGAATCTGAGCCTGATAAACGAGCTTAAATCGAAATTCAGCTTCAAGGGGCTTGCGGGAAACAGCAAGCTGATGGAGAAGGTTTTTGATAAGATAACCATGGTCACAAACACTTCCGCATCGGTTCTCATCCGGGGCGAAAGCGGAACGGGTAAGGAGGTCGTGGCCAAGACCATACACTACAACAGCGACCGCAGCGGTAAACCTTTCGTTGCGGTGAACTGTGCGGCAATACCCGCCGACCTCATCGAAAGCGAGCTTTTCGGCTATGCCAAGGGTGCATTCGCCGGAGCATCCGCCGAAAAGAAAGGACGCTTCGAGCAGGCCGAAGGGGGAACCGTCTTTCTGGACGAGGTGGGCGATATGCCCCTTGATGCACAGAGCAAGCTTCTGCGGGTGCTTCAGGACAAGACCATCGAAAAACTGGGCACAATGGAGAGCACAAAGGTTGATGTGCGGATTCTGGCCGCAACAAACAAAAATCTGGAGGTGGCGGTTCAGGCCGGAAAATTCAGGCTGGATCTCTATTACAGGCTCAACGTTTTCACAATAGACCTGCCACCCCTGCGCAAGCGGAAAGAGGACATCCCCGCTATCTGTCTTCAGATAATCGAACGTCTCAACGAATCATACGGAAAGAATTTTTCAATAAACAGCAGCACTTTGGCTCCCCTTGCCAACTGCACATGGCCGGGCAACATAAGAGAGCTTGAAAACTGTCTGGAAAGAGCGGCTCTGACCGCAGGCGACGGACTGATAAAACCAGAACACGTGTCCTGTCAGAGCGGCGACATGTGCCTTTCACGCATAATGGAAAACTCCTCCGAAGAGGACGAACCTGTTTCGGCGGCAAAAGATGATTCCGATAAAACCCAGCTTCTCGAAGCTCTTCAGAGAGCCGGATGGGTTCAGGCAAAGGCCGCACGAATGCTGAACATGACTGTGCGGCAGGTGAACTACCGCATTGCGAAATACGGTATAGAGGTTAAGAAAATATAG
- a CDS encoding ABC transporter permease, with protein sequence MQDILVSVWRYRYFIFSSAAGEFQARFARSRLGGFWGVLGPLCQSAVYALVLSSVLSDRFGGGSHPYAAYLLAGTLGWAFFSEVILACVNVFTGNANLIKKVSFPGIVLPFSAAVSAGINAVLLLFAVLTVFFISGWPLSVHILWIPLIYGVSLIFAMGFGLILGVLTVFIRDIRHGAQILMQLWFWLTPVVYAEGMIPEKYRYLLKLNPAYPVVSGFQDVLVYGRMPDLGHLAMTAALGAVLILFALTLYRKAAGEMADVL encoded by the coding sequence ATGCAGGATATTTTGGTCAGTGTGTGGCGATACAGATATTTTATTTTCAGCTCCGCAGCAGGCGAGTTTCAGGCCAGATTTGCCAGAAGCAGACTCGGCGGGTTCTGGGGTGTTCTGGGGCCGCTCTGCCAGTCGGCGGTGTATGCTCTGGTGCTCTCCTCCGTGCTTTCGGACAGGTTCGGCGGCGGGTCTCATCCCTATGCCGCATATCTGCTTGCGGGCACTCTGGGCTGGGCTTTCTTCTCCGAGGTGATCCTTGCGTGCGTCAACGTTTTCACAGGTAACGCCAATCTCATTAAAAAGGTAAGCTTTCCGGGGATTGTTCTCCCGTTTTCTGCGGCTGTTTCGGCAGGTATCAATGCCGTTCTGCTCCTTTTTGCAGTTCTGACCGTTTTTTTCATCTCCGGCTGGCCGCTCAGCGTCCACATCCTCTGGATTCCTCTTATCTACGGAGTTTCCTTGATATTTGCCATGGGTTTCGGACTGATCCTGGGGGTTCTGACCGTTTTTATAAGAGATATCAGGCACGGTGCGCAGATTCTGATGCAGCTGTGGTTCTGGCTGACACCCGTTGTCTATGCCGAAGGGATGATCCCCGAAAAATACAGATACCTTCTGAAGCTCAATCCCGCATATCCTGTGGTGAGCGGTTTTCAGGACGTGCTTGTATACGGCAGAATGCCCGACTTGGGGCATTTGGCGATGACAGCCGCTCTGGGTGCGGTTCTTATTCTGTTTGCCCTGACGCTTTACAGGAAGGCGGCGGGCGAAATGGCGGATGTGCTGTGA